Proteins from a genomic interval of Rhodothermus marinus:
- a CDS encoding M24 family metallopeptidase encodes MSQTPHAKRLARLQQLLQEADIDAIALNASPTLTYLTGLEVHLSERPVVGIFPASGKPALVLPELETGKLASLPVALEAFPYGENPDAWPDAFTQALRFCGLTRAQLGVEPQWFRFLELRLLEKAAPEVRVTSAEPLIMRLRSQKDAAEVAATRRALDVAWRALEATLPVIRPGVTERDVAAELTLQLLRAGSDPELPFSPIVAFGPESANPHAVPGDRSLTPPTLVLIDWGARVEGYCADLTRMFAFGPIDDELDRIVRIVLEANEAARARVAPGVPAGEVDRAARQVIEQAGYGPYFIHRTGHGLGLEIHEPPYIRGDNSELLAPGMLFTIEPGIYLTGRGGARVEDDVLVTETGAETLSDYPRTLRRLD; translated from the coding sequence ATGTCGCAGACACCCCATGCGAAACGACTGGCGCGCCTGCAGCAGCTCCTGCAGGAGGCCGACATAGATGCCATAGCCCTGAACGCCAGTCCTACGTTGACCTACCTGACGGGCCTCGAAGTGCACCTGTCGGAGCGGCCGGTGGTGGGCATCTTTCCCGCTTCGGGCAAGCCGGCCCTGGTGCTTCCCGAACTGGAGACCGGCAAGCTGGCGTCGCTTCCGGTGGCGCTCGAAGCCTTCCCCTATGGCGAAAACCCGGACGCCTGGCCTGACGCGTTCACACAGGCGCTGCGCTTCTGTGGCCTGACGCGGGCGCAGCTCGGCGTTGAGCCGCAGTGGTTTCGGTTTCTGGAGCTTCGGTTGCTGGAAAAAGCCGCGCCGGAGGTGCGCGTCACCTCGGCCGAGCCACTGATCATGCGCCTGCGCAGCCAGAAAGACGCGGCCGAGGTGGCCGCCACGCGCCGGGCACTGGACGTGGCCTGGCGCGCGCTCGAAGCGACGCTGCCGGTAATCCGGCCGGGCGTCACCGAACGGGACGTGGCGGCCGAACTGACGCTGCAGCTCCTGCGGGCCGGTAGCGACCCCGAGCTGCCCTTTTCCCCTATCGTGGCTTTCGGACCGGAAAGCGCCAACCCGCACGCCGTGCCCGGCGACCGGTCACTGACGCCGCCCACGCTCGTCCTGATCGACTGGGGCGCACGCGTCGAGGGCTACTGCGCCGACCTGACGCGCATGTTCGCCTTCGGTCCGATCGACGACGAACTGGACCGCATCGTCCGGATCGTACTCGAAGCCAACGAAGCGGCCCGGGCCCGCGTCGCGCCGGGCGTACCGGCCGGCGAGGTGGACCGCGCCGCCCGCCAGGTGATCGAACAGGCGGGCTACGGTCCCTACTTCATCCACCGCACCGGCCACGGACTGGGACTGGAGATCCACGAGCCTCCGTACATCCGGGGCGACAACTCCGAGCTGCTGGCGCCGGGCATGCTCTTTACCATCGAGCCCGGCATCTACCTGACGGGACGCGGCGGCGCCCGCGTCGAAGACGACGTGCTCGTCACCGAGACGGGCGCCGAAACGCTCAGCGACTACCCGCGCACGCTGCGCCGCCTGGATTAA
- a CDS encoding RuBisCO large subunit C-terminal-like domain-containing protein: MDTRLEVVYRLEVPSEEQGTFARALLLEQTVETPEEVALRVPVVRERLMGEIVELEPLEAGGARLVLQLPVETAGVDPAQFVNVLFGNASLHEQVVLEDFELPPALFDRFPGPRFGIEGVRALLGVHDRPLTASALKPVGLSVDELAVLCRSLAEGGIDVIKDDHYWADHPFAPFEERVRRCQEVVQEVSARTGRRVVYAPSLSGTPAQVLRQAEIAQQCGVGAVLLAPMLLGLPFFYELVTRHLEVPVLAHPSFAGAQRILPETLLGKLFRLYGADMIIFPSFGGRFSYSRATCRALAERARQPWGPYRPALPVPAGGMQVERARELVEFFGRDVMLLIGGSLLRAHPGPELTARARALVESVAEAAAALSDPDAA; the protein is encoded by the coding sequence ATGGATACCCGCCTGGAAGTTGTCTATCGCCTGGAGGTACCTTCCGAGGAACAGGGGACCTTTGCCCGGGCGCTGCTGCTGGAGCAGACCGTCGAAACGCCCGAAGAGGTGGCGCTGCGCGTGCCGGTGGTACGCGAGCGCCTGATGGGTGAGATCGTGGAACTGGAGCCGCTGGAAGCGGGCGGGGCCCGGCTGGTGCTGCAGTTGCCTGTCGAAACAGCCGGCGTGGACCCGGCCCAGTTCGTCAACGTGCTGTTCGGCAACGCCTCGCTGCACGAACAGGTCGTGCTGGAAGACTTCGAGCTGCCGCCTGCGCTGTTCGATCGCTTCCCCGGCCCCCGATTCGGGATCGAAGGGGTGCGGGCATTGCTGGGCGTGCACGATCGGCCGCTGACGGCCTCGGCGCTGAAGCCGGTGGGTCTTTCGGTGGACGAGCTGGCGGTACTGTGCCGGAGTCTGGCCGAGGGCGGTATCGACGTGATCAAGGACGATCACTACTGGGCCGATCATCCGTTTGCCCCGTTCGAGGAGCGCGTGCGGCGCTGCCAGGAAGTGGTGCAGGAGGTGTCGGCGCGCACCGGCAGGCGCGTCGTGTACGCACCCAGCCTGTCGGGAACGCCTGCGCAGGTGCTGCGCCAGGCGGAAATCGCCCAGCAGTGCGGCGTGGGTGCCGTGCTGCTGGCGCCCATGTTGCTGGGATTGCCGTTCTTCTACGAGCTGGTCACGCGGCATCTGGAGGTGCCCGTGCTGGCCCATCCCAGCTTTGCCGGCGCGCAGCGTATCCTGCCTGAAACGTTGCTCGGGAAGCTGTTCCGTCTGTACGGGGCCGACATGATCATCTTCCCGAGCTTTGGCGGACGGTTCAGCTACAGTCGGGCGACGTGCCGGGCGCTGGCCGAGCGGGCGCGCCAGCCCTGGGGACCGTACCGGCCGGCGCTGCCGGTGCCGGCCGGCGGGATGCAGGTGGAGCGGGCGCGCGAACTGGTTGAGTTCTTCGGGCGCGACGTCATGCTGCTCATCGGCGGTAGCCTGCTCCGGGCTCATCCGGGACCGGAACTGACGGCCCGGGCACGTGCCCTGGTCGAGAGTGTGGCCGAGGCTGCCGCCGCACTTTCCGACCCGGACGCTGCTTAA
- a CDS encoding Ig-like domain-containing protein — protein MNARYNGRVGLVLLCLVLAARSARAQLTGFEVVASTPASGATGVASETTVSFTFSAPLPDSLLEAGLDSLLDLGIGIHPCDQILVGGSSPCEQVAGGTLSEDGRTLSFQVTHLAQTTYTWTIPELVVSESEVALRAFVLQYATGEALGGVTVDGMVMLESAGGEEAFRVAPGETALNGRMELLRTLTRPRVAGREQPVPSLLDPVVQAVHRPALHKRGAATMQQMDPAGMIVTLADRYGNPAGVGVVTAEGTFRITNVIDGWYVVEGFLVHYDRTLGRLRIGFAMLDEDMDGEADSIQVSGEDVSGLMLMGQGFQLDRITAAQQVAAAGEMAALMAGGSASLSGIASASLPLLELAEGVPDGKALLWVYLFVGSGEDPQIVLMVQGSSGTLLPLPLGTASELELTGPFPMLPTSFADSDEAVAAAEAGGGADFRAAANNEVLVTMLAGLFAPLSEVAEFVYEDPSTPVWVIAYLHLGDLGAAVPAKQEMEVGHVFYVDMQDGSLLGDRSMVRATAVEPIAGETPRLFALEPNYPNPFRRETMVPFSLAWSGPVVVEVFNLLGQRVATLVDEVLPAGRYVVRWVADGHPSGLYVVRLQASGHQFSRVVLYQR, from the coding sequence ATGAACGCTCGCTACAACGGGCGGGTGGGGCTGGTCCTGCTTTGCCTCGTGCTGGCCGCCAGAAGTGCCCGTGCTCAGCTTACCGGGTTCGAGGTGGTCGCTTCGACTCCGGCGTCGGGCGCTACCGGAGTCGCTTCAGAAACCACCGTGTCCTTTACGTTTTCTGCACCCCTGCCAGATTCGCTACTGGAAGCCGGTCTGGATTCGCTGCTGGATCTTGGCATCGGCATACATCCCTGCGATCAGATTCTGGTGGGCGGCAGCTCGCCCTGCGAGCAGGTCGCCGGGGGAACGCTCAGCGAAGACGGCCGCACCCTGTCGTTCCAGGTCACGCATCTGGCACAGACCACCTACACCTGGACCATTCCGGAACTGGTTGTTTCGGAGTCCGAGGTGGCCCTTCGGGCCTTTGTCCTGCAGTATGCTACGGGCGAGGCGCTCGGCGGCGTCACGGTAGATGGCATGGTGATGCTGGAGTCGGCGGGCGGCGAGGAGGCATTCCGGGTCGCGCCGGGAGAGACGGCGCTGAACGGCCGGATGGAGCTGCTCCGCACGCTGACGCGCCCCCGCGTAGCCGGTCGGGAACAGCCTGTGCCATCGTTGCTGGATCCTGTTGTCCAGGCCGTGCATCGGCCAGCCCTGCATAAACGCGGCGCCGCGACGATGCAGCAGATGGATCCCGCGGGAATGATCGTCACGCTTGCGGACCGCTACGGAAATCCGGCCGGTGTAGGCGTGGTGACGGCCGAAGGGACGTTCCGCATTACCAATGTGATAGACGGCTGGTACGTGGTCGAGGGTTTTCTGGTGCATTATGACCGGACACTTGGGCGGTTGCGCATCGGCTTTGCCATGCTGGACGAAGACATGGACGGCGAGGCCGACTCGATCCAGGTAAGCGGCGAAGACGTGTCCGGGCTCATGTTGATGGGCCAGGGGTTCCAGCTGGATCGGATCACCGCGGCGCAGCAGGTAGCAGCCGCTGGCGAGATGGCCGCGTTGATGGCAGGCGGCTCGGCCAGCCTTTCAGGTATTGCCTCAGCCTCGCTTCCCTTGCTCGAGTTGGCCGAAGGAGTACCTGACGGCAAAGCCCTGCTCTGGGTGTATCTGTTTGTCGGAAGTGGCGAGGACCCGCAGATTGTGCTGATGGTACAGGGATCGTCGGGGACGTTGCTTCCGCTTCCGCTCGGGACGGCCTCGGAATTGGAGCTGACCGGGCCGTTTCCGATGTTGCCGACATCCTTTGCGGATTCTGACGAGGCGGTAGCGGCGGCCGAGGCCGGCGGTGGGGCCGATTTTAGAGCAGCCGCCAATAACGAGGTACTGGTGACCATGCTGGCCGGGCTGTTTGCGCCGCTGAGTGAAGTGGCCGAGTTCGTGTACGAGGATCCCTCTACGCCGGTATGGGTGATTGCTTACCTGCATCTGGGGGATCTGGGAGCAGCCGTGCCGGCCAAGCAAGAGATGGAGGTCGGCCACGTGTTCTATGTCGATATGCAGGATGGGTCGCTGCTGGGCGACCGGTCCATGGTGCGCGCGACGGCCGTCGAGCCGATCGCGGGAGAGACACCCCGGCTGTTTGCGCTGGAGCCCAACTATCCCAACCCGTTCCGCCGGGAAACCATGGTGCCGTTTTCGCTGGCCTGGAGCGGCCCGGTCGTCGTGGAGGTCTTCAACCTGCTGGGCCAGCGGGTGGCCACGCTCGTCGACGAAGTGCTGCCGGCCGGACGCTACGTGGTGCGCTGGGTGGCCGACGGGCATCCTTCCGGGCTGTACGTCGTGCGCCTGCAGGCAAGCGGCCATCAGTTCAGCCGGGTTGTTTTGTATCAACGATAG
- a CDS encoding M3 family oligoendopeptidase, whose product MQTGAENVRWDLTDLYPNEAALKQDLEQALAEAEAFARTYHGRIGSLEAEELAEALRRYEVILDRLGRAYTYAYLHWSTNTEDPARGALLQHVRERYTQASQQLLFLELEWAAVEPERARRLMETEALRPYRHYLELQQRLRPHLLSEPEEKILAEKRVTGRDAWTRFFDELLGSLRFELNGQLLTEQEVLAKLYDPDREVRRQAALAFTEGLKPRIRELTYIFNTVLADKASDDRLRGYRTWIESRNLANEVSDEMVEALIRAVTERYDLVARFYELKRRLLGLDELYDYDRYAPLKEAGTRYRWEEARQLVEEAYRAFHPRMGEIAAQFFERRWIDAAMTPGKRSGAFSHGAVPSAHPYILLNYTGTIRDVQTLAHELGHGVHQYLSRKQGLLQADTPLTTAETASVFGEMLVFERLLAVEADPSNRLAMLMGKIDDTMATVFRQVAMNRFEDRMHNARRQQGELPTEAFCDFWIETQQDMFRGSVVLGDHYRYWWSYIPHFIHTPGYVYAYAFGELLVLALFARYRQEGPDFAERYLQLLEAGGSDWPHVLVGRLGVDLTDPQFWHEGLQAIEELIAQAEALAAQAMQDSQPMPARSE is encoded by the coding sequence ATGCAGACCGGAGCTGAAAACGTTCGCTGGGATCTGACCGATCTGTACCCGAATGAGGCTGCGTTGAAGCAGGATCTGGAGCAGGCGCTGGCCGAAGCCGAGGCATTTGCCCGAACCTATCACGGCCGGATTGGCTCGCTGGAGGCCGAGGAACTGGCCGAAGCATTGCGCCGCTACGAGGTGATTCTGGACCGGCTGGGCCGCGCCTACACCTACGCCTACCTGCACTGGAGCACCAATACGGAGGATCCGGCCCGTGGTGCGCTCTTGCAGCATGTGCGGGAGCGCTATACGCAGGCTTCTCAGCAGCTGCTGTTTCTGGAGCTGGAATGGGCGGCCGTCGAGCCGGAACGTGCCCGTCGGCTCATGGAGACCGAGGCGCTGCGACCCTATCGGCACTACCTGGAGCTGCAGCAGCGGTTGCGTCCGCACCTGCTCAGCGAACCGGAAGAAAAGATTCTCGCCGAAAAGCGCGTTACCGGTCGGGACGCCTGGACCCGGTTCTTCGATGAGCTGCTCGGCAGCCTGCGCTTTGAACTGAACGGCCAGCTGCTGACCGAGCAGGAGGTGCTGGCCAAACTGTACGACCCGGACCGGGAGGTGCGGCGGCAGGCGGCGCTGGCCTTTACGGAAGGGCTCAAGCCACGCATTCGCGAGCTGACCTACATCTTCAACACGGTGCTGGCCGATAAGGCCTCGGACGACCGCCTGCGTGGCTACCGGACCTGGATCGAGAGCCGCAACCTGGCCAACGAGGTCAGCGACGAAATGGTCGAGGCGCTGATCCGGGCGGTGACCGAGCGCTATGACCTGGTGGCCCGTTTCTACGAGCTCAAGCGACGGTTGCTGGGGCTGGATGAACTGTACGACTACGACCGTTACGCGCCGCTGAAGGAGGCCGGCACGCGCTATCGCTGGGAGGAGGCCCGCCAGCTGGTCGAAGAAGCCTACCGGGCCTTTCATCCGCGCATGGGAGAAATTGCGGCGCAGTTCTTCGAGCGTCGCTGGATCGACGCGGCCATGACCCCGGGCAAGCGCAGCGGCGCGTTCAGCCACGGGGCCGTCCCGAGCGCCCATCCGTATATCCTGCTCAACTATACCGGCACGATCCGCGACGTGCAAACGCTGGCGCACGAACTCGGCCACGGCGTGCACCAGTACCTGTCGCGCAAGCAGGGCCTGCTGCAGGCCGACACGCCGCTCACCACGGCCGAGACGGCCTCTGTCTTCGGCGAGATGCTGGTCTTCGAGCGGTTGCTGGCGGTCGAGGCCGACCCGTCCAACCGACTGGCCATGCTGATGGGCAAAATCGACGATACGATGGCCACGGTTTTCCGCCAGGTGGCCATGAATCGTTTCGAAGACCGCATGCACAACGCCCGGCGCCAGCAGGGCGAGCTTCCCACGGAAGCGTTCTGCGATTTCTGGATCGAGACGCAGCAGGACATGTTTCGCGGGAGCGTGGTGCTCGGCGATCACTATCGCTACTGGTGGAGCTACATCCCGCATTTCATCCACACGCCGGGCTACGTGTACGCCTATGCATTCGGCGAGCTGCTGGTGCTGGCGCTTTTTGCGCGTTACCGGCAGGAAGGCCCCGACTTTGCCGAGCGCTATCTGCAACTGCTCGAAGCCGGCGGCTCGGACTGGCCGCACGTGCTGGTAGGTCGGCTGGGCGTCGATCTGACCGACCCGCAGTTCTGGCATGAAGGCCTGCAGGCGATCGAGGAACTGATTGCGCAGGCCGAGGCGCTCGCGGCTCAGGCCATGCAGGATTCGCAGCCGATGCCCGCCCGCTCCGAGTAG
- the ytxJ gene encoding bacillithiol system redox-active protein YtxJ, with translation MRPEVPDLSLTPLTDEAGLDAALAHSYREPILLFKHSRWCGISHRVREDVLRVAAARSVPLYEVVVQTARPVSDAIARRLGIRHETPQAFVIYQGQVFFHASHYAITPDALNKTLDQLDCAGSSAE, from the coding sequence ATGCGACCGGAAGTGCCGGACCTTTCGCTTACTCCGTTGACGGATGAAGCAGGGCTGGATGCAGCCCTGGCCCACTCCTACCGTGAGCCGATCCTGCTGTTCAAGCACAGCCGCTGGTGTGGCATCAGCCATCGCGTGCGCGAAGATGTGCTGCGGGTGGCTGCTGCGCGATCGGTGCCACTCTACGAGGTGGTGGTCCAGACGGCCCGACCGGTCTCCGACGCCATCGCCCGCCGCCTGGGCATTCGCCACGAGACTCCTCAGGCTTTCGTAATTTACCAGGGCCAGGTGTTTTTCCATGCCTCCCATTATGCCATTACGCCCGATGCGCTCAACAAGACGCTGGATCAACTGGACTGCGCCGGTTCTTCTGCTGAGTAG
- a CDS encoding peroxiredoxin family protein gives MRSTRRWINWTAPVLLLSSLLLIGCRPKAPEQATASEQVPLSGVDEIKPPRPAPDFEAPGLDGATFRLSAHRGSVILLNFWATWCAPCRTEIPDLVALQRELGDRGLLVVGVSTDEEGAEVVAPFAENFKINYPVVLDDGSVSEAYGGVWALPTTVVIDRAGRIRYEIIGIFPTKEMRPRLEALLDESAS, from the coding sequence ATGCGCTCAACAAGACGCTGGATCAACTGGACTGCGCCGGTTCTTCTGCTGAGTAGCCTGCTGCTGATCGGATGTCGGCCGAAAGCCCCCGAACAGGCAACCGCCTCGGAGCAGGTGCCGCTATCCGGAGTAGATGAAATCAAGCCGCCCCGGCCCGCACCGGACTTCGAAGCGCCGGGTCTGGACGGCGCGACGTTCCGCCTGAGCGCCCACCGGGGCTCAGTGATCCTGCTGAACTTCTGGGCCACCTGGTGTGCGCCCTGTCGCACGGAGATTCCCGACCTCGTTGCCCTGCAGCGCGAACTGGGCGACCGGGGACTGCTGGTGGTGGGCGTCTCGACCGACGAAGAAGGCGCCGAAGTGGTGGCGCCCTTCGCAGAGAACTTCAAGATCAACTACCCTGTCGTGCTGGACGACGGCTCGGTCTCCGAAGCCTACGGGGGCGTCTGGGCCCTGCCCACCACGGTGGTCATCGATCGAGCCGGTCGCATCCGCTACGAGATCATCGGCATCTTCCCGACGAAGGAAATGCGTCCCCGGCTGGAAGCCCTGCTCGACGAATCGGCTTCCTGA
- a CDS encoding phage holin family protein: MNTPPKTEMPSQHLQRLRRQMQELVEDLRAWVELRLTLTQLEIEERIEARIRQLLLRLLVGVLAGLAVVFALVAAALGLGSWLGHPGWGFLVVALGLAAVAAVIHFARKRPAGRTASTNAASDKAAA, translated from the coding sequence ATGAATACACCGCCGAAAACCGAAATGCCTTCGCAGCACCTGCAGCGGCTGCGTCGGCAGATGCAGGAGCTGGTAGAAGACCTGCGTGCCTGGGTGGAGCTTCGGCTGACGCTCACCCAGCTGGAAATCGAAGAGCGGATTGAAGCCCGGATCAGACAGCTGCTGCTGCGCCTGCTGGTGGGCGTGCTGGCCGGACTGGCCGTCGTGTTTGCGCTGGTGGCCGCTGCGCTGGGGCTGGGAAGCTGGCTCGGACATCCGGGCTGGGGCTTTCTAGTCGTGGCGCTGGGACTGGCCGCCGTGGCGGCCGTGATTCACTTCGCCCGGAAGCGGCCCGCCGGTCGGACTGCATCAACGAATGCGGCATCGGATAAAGCGGCTGCTTAA
- a CDS encoding NifU N-terminal domain-containing protein, whose protein sequence is MSGLQSQPTPNPNSLKFTAPGQTFIEKGLLSFRSAEAAAAHPLAAALFAIEGVCDVLILPEFVTVTKRPDVPWDAVEASVLEVLRAYLAERSGS, encoded by the coding sequence GTGTCGGGCCTGCAATCGCAGCCCACCCCCAATCCCAACAGCCTCAAATTTACGGCGCCCGGACAGACTTTTATCGAGAAGGGCCTGTTGAGTTTTCGTTCGGCCGAAGCGGCTGCCGCGCATCCACTGGCGGCCGCGCTGTTTGCCATCGAGGGCGTCTGCGACGTGCTGATCCTGCCGGAGTTCGTGACCGTGACCAAGCGACCGGACGTTCCCTGGGACGCCGTCGAAGCGTCGGTGCTGGAAGTGCTGCGCGCGTACCTGGCCGAACGCTCCGGAAGCTGA
- a CDS encoding thioredoxin family protein encodes MRHSWLLLGLLVAWPAQAQLPLADRLMPSTDGQQVTLAQLRGARGLVIVFWSNRCPWVDRYEARLKELAEAYEAQGIAFVLVNANDPEAFPQESLEASRQQAQRKGYPMSYLKDEGAALARALGASRTPEVFVFDARNRLVYRGAIDDSPGDASNVQQAYLKAALEALLQGRAPETTETGAFGCLIRLPQDGR; translated from the coding sequence ATGAGACACTCCTGGTTACTTCTGGGATTGCTGGTCGCCTGGCCGGCACAGGCGCAGCTACCGCTGGCCGATCGGCTGATGCCTTCGACCGACGGGCAGCAGGTAACGCTCGCGCAGCTCCGTGGCGCGCGGGGGCTGGTGATCGTGTTCTGGAGCAACCGCTGCCCCTGGGTCGATCGCTACGAAGCCCGGCTGAAGGAGCTGGCCGAGGCTTACGAAGCGCAGGGCATTGCCTTTGTGCTGGTGAACGCCAACGATCCGGAGGCCTTCCCGCAGGAGTCGCTGGAGGCCAGCCGACAGCAGGCGCAGCGAAAAGGCTACCCGATGTCCTACCTGAAGGACGAAGGGGCGGCGCTGGCCCGGGCGCTGGGGGCTTCGCGCACGCCGGAGGTGTTCGTCTTCGATGCCCGCAACCGGCTCGTCTATCGGGGGGCGATCGACGACAGCCCGGGCGACGCCTCCAATGTCCAGCAGGCCTATCTGAAAGCGGCGCTGGAAGCACTGCTTCAGGGCAGGGCGCCGGAGACGACCGAAACGGGCGCTTTTGGATGCCTGATCCGTCTTCCGCAGGACGGTCGCTAA
- a CDS encoding TlpA family protein disulfide reductase, with translation MGRQLLSGLFGALLLVGSGWAQTVRPATATEILEVVRESPATVKVVNMWATWCAPCVEEFPAFVRLQQQYDSSLVRVFFVSADFEDELPAVRRFLQSQGVRFSFLKQGADDAFVRAFSPEWTGALPATFLYDMAGNLRGFWEGKTTYDQLVEQVQKLLNR, from the coding sequence ATGGGCAGACAATTGCTGAGCGGGCTGTTCGGCGCGCTGCTGCTGGTCGGATCGGGTTGGGCCCAGACGGTGCGGCCCGCCACGGCCACCGAAATCCTGGAGGTCGTTCGGGAAAGTCCGGCGACCGTAAAAGTGGTCAATATGTGGGCCACCTGGTGCGCCCCCTGCGTGGAGGAGTTTCCCGCATTTGTGCGGTTGCAGCAACAGTACGATTCGTCGCTGGTGCGCGTCTTTTTCGTATCGGCCGACTTCGAAGATGAATTGCCGGCGGTGCGCCGGTTTCTGCAATCGCAGGGCGTACGCTTCTCTTTTCTGAAGCAGGGAGCCGATGATGCGTTTGTAAGAGCCTTCAGTCCGGAGTGGACCGGAGCCCTGCCGGCCACCTTCCTGTACGATATGGCCGGAAATTTGCGGGGCTTCTGGGAAGGTAAAACAACCTATGACCAACTGGTCGAGCAGGTGCAAAAACTGCTCAACCGGTAA
- a CDS encoding M14 family metallopeptidase yields MRGGCFLLMLLLARMAFGQGVDLAFLQTRAEATGFAETTRYDEVMAFLDVLEASSHRIQVTRFGYTTEGRALPLVIYGNVVNATGDGVRAASAPLRVLILANIHGGEVAGKEAALMLLRALAAGMYAEWADSLVLLVAPIYNADGNERINLYNRPLQNGPVGGMGQRANAQGYDLNRDFMKADAPETRSLLRLLRAYDPHVFIDLHTTDGTYHAYPLTYAPPLHPSTPKPLVDYLRRVWLPAVNDTIWTKHRWKFFYYGNLPWPGSDRPPGWYTFDHRPRFGTNYVGLRGMLGLLSEAYAYATFEERIEATYAFLEAVLSFAAARASEIRALIEQARQASPVGEPIALRARLDRAPEPALILLGTVDSLRHPYTGQLMLQRRPEVLPEMLPLYDRFAPTETISIPRGYLVPPGLDRVRDLLEVHGIPCVPLEAGLTLEVERFRIDSVAVSDRPYQGHRGQEVWGTYERQTLTAPAGSCLVTVDGRTGRLAALLLEPRSDDGLVAWGLLEDRLAPGRYYPVARVPVR; encoded by the coding sequence ATGCGTGGCGGTTGCTTTTTGCTGATGCTGTTGCTGGCCCGGATGGCTTTCGGGCAGGGTGTGGATCTGGCCTTTCTGCAGACGCGGGCCGAGGCCACGGGCTTTGCCGAGACGACGCGCTACGACGAGGTCATGGCGTTTCTGGACGTGCTGGAGGCCAGTTCGCACCGGATTCAGGTGACGCGCTTCGGGTACACGACAGAAGGCCGCGCGCTACCGCTGGTGATCTACGGGAACGTGGTGAATGCAACGGGCGACGGCGTGCGGGCTGCGTCGGCGCCGCTGCGCGTGTTGATTCTGGCCAATATCCACGGTGGCGAGGTGGCCGGCAAGGAAGCGGCCCTGATGCTGCTGCGGGCGCTGGCCGCCGGGATGTATGCCGAGTGGGCCGACTCGCTCGTGCTACTGGTGGCCCCCATCTACAATGCCGATGGCAACGAGCGCATCAACCTCTACAACCGTCCATTGCAGAACGGACCCGTCGGGGGCATGGGCCAGCGGGCCAATGCGCAGGGGTACGATCTGAACCGGGATTTTATGAAAGCCGATGCGCCCGAGACGCGCTCGCTGCTCCGGTTGCTGCGTGCGTACGATCCGCACGTTTTCATCGATCTGCACACGACGGACGGCACCTACCACGCCTATCCGCTCACCTACGCGCCGCCGTTGCACCCGTCCACACCGAAACCGCTGGTGGACTACCTGCGCCGGGTCTGGCTGCCGGCCGTCAACGATACGATCTGGACGAAGCATCGGTGGAAGTTCTTCTACTACGGCAACCTGCCCTGGCCGGGGAGCGACCGGCCGCCCGGCTGGTACACCTTCGACCATCGACCCCGCTTCGGTACGAACTACGTCGGACTTCGGGGCATGCTGGGGCTGCTCAGCGAGGCCTACGCGTACGCGACGTTCGAGGAGCGCATCGAGGCGACGTATGCCTTTCTCGAAGCGGTGCTTTCGTTTGCGGCTGCCCGGGCTTCCGAGATCCGCGCGCTGATTGAGCAGGCGCGACAGGCTTCGCCGGTGGGCGAGCCGATCGCACTGCGGGCCCGCCTCGACCGGGCGCCGGAGCCAGCGCTCATTCTGCTGGGGACGGTCGATTCGCTGCGCCATCCCTACACCGGACAGCTCATGCTGCAGCGCCGTCCGGAGGTGCTTCCGGAGATGCTGCCGCTCTACGATCGCTTTGCACCGACCGAGACGATTTCCATCCCCCGGGGCTATCTGGTACCGCCCGGACTCGACCGCGTGCGGGATCTGCTCGAGGTACACGGCATCCCCTGCGTTCCGCTAGAAGCCGGACTCACGCTGGAAGTCGAGCGATTCCGGATCGACTCGGTGGCTGTGTCCGACCGGCCCTATCAGGGACACCGGGGACAGGAGGTGTGGGGGACCTACGAGCGACAGACGCTGACCGCACCGGCCGGGAGTTGTCTGGTCACCGTCGATGGACGCACGGGGCGACTGGCCGCATTACTGCTGGAGCCCCGCTCCGACGACGGGCTGGTGGCCTGGGGGTTGCTGGAAGATCGGCTGGCACCGGGACGTTACTATCCTGTTGCGCGCGTACCGGTTCGCTGA